In Rhodopirellula sp. P2, the DNA window CCAGCGTTCGTGAACATCACCACCTGCTCCGTACCTTCCAGCGTCAACCACTGAGCCGAACATTAGGAATGATCGCCGACCTCAGACCCAGGTGGGTTCCCAACCTTTGCGATACGGCTTGGTCACCCACTGCTGGGCCTCGGCATGGTTTGTGATCTTCATCGCTTCGGTATCCCACTGCAGTTCTTGCCCCGGGAAGCGAATCCCGATCGTTCCGAGCAAAACCGATTCCGTCAGCGGTCCGGCGTAGTCGAAGTGGGAAGTGGTTTCATCCGTCCCGCGACAGGCGTCCGCCCACTGCGTGTAGTGGTCCACCGCGGGGATCACCGGCAGATCCTCCACCAAGGATTGGTCTGCGAGGTAGAGCTGCGGCATCGCGACATGGGGAATCACCAACGAACCCTTTTCGCCAACCAGCACCGAGCCCGCGCCGGGAAGCTTCCCATCCTCAGGAATGTGAGCCAGTCGCTCTCGCGGCGGCGACACTCCGACTCCGTCGTACCAGGTGACCGGCAGGGTCGTTTCGGCGGTGTACTTGGTTCCGGGGAATTGGTAACGCACGGTCGCTCGATCGGTCCAGGTTTCAGGCATCAATTCCGGTGCCTCAACGGTGAGCTTCGTCGGTGCGTGAATTTCCAGTGCTTTGAAGACCGGGTCCAAGATATGGCATCCGAAATCGCCCAGCTGGCCGGTACCGTAGGCCTGCCAACCGCGCCAATTGAATGGGTGATACATCCCAATTTTGTAGGGACGTTCGACAGCGACGCCTTGCCACAGATCCCAACGAACATCCGCGGGGACGGGATCGCTGCCGGCGGGGCGCGGAATCTGTCGCGGCCAAGAGGGTCTTCCGCCTTGCCACGAATGAACTTCGCGAACCTTCCCGATCATTCCTTCGTGAACCAAGTGAACCGCTGTGCGATACGCCGAGTGCGATTGAATTTGATTGCACATCTGAGTCACCACCTTGAACTTCTGGGCTGCCTTTTTCATCTGGCGAGCTTCCGTCACGGTGTGCGTCAGTGGCTTTTGGCAGAACACATGTTTCCCCAACTGCATCGCGGGCAGGGAGATCGGTGCGTGCATGAAATCTGGCGTGGAGACCAGGACGCCTTGCAGGTCATTGCTTTCATCGAGCAGTTTTCGCCAATCGGCGTAGCGACGGGCCGATGAAAACCGTTCAGCGGCTTGACCAAGGTGCTTGGGCGAACTGTCAATGTCACACAACCCGATCACGTCGACCTGCGGGCTGGCAGCGACACCGAGCAAATCGCTCCAACCTTTCCCACCGGTTCCCACACTCGCGATCTGAAGCCGTTCATTGGCACCGTAAACACGCGAATATTGCGTCGCAGAGAGAGTGATTGCGGTTCCGGCAATCGCGGTGGACTTTAAAAACGAACGTCGATTCTTGACATCGCGCATGGCAAGTTTCCATTCAAGGCGGGGAGGGAAGGTAGGCAGGCAATCGCCGCAGCGATTGGGACCCGCATGATACCTCATCTTCCAGCCTCAGGAGTGCACTCCGATTCACCACCCCCAAAAACGGATCGCGTTGGCCGACCACTTCCCTCAGAAACACGGTCGCTCGCGAAGAACGTGATTCCAATGGCGGGTGCCGGAACGCTGGGCGAGCCGAACAGCGGAGCCGGCCGGACGCATCGAGGAGGAAGCGGTCCGATACAAACGAAAAAAAAGCCGACGAGGTGAATTCACCTCGCCGGCTTCAATCGTGTGATCAGCTAGCAGTGGGACGGGATCTGAATCAGCGGTTCAGTTCGATCCCGAACGTTCCACCGACCGCCAAGAAGCTTTGGTCGGAGGATCCGATCTCAGTCAGTGCATCGTCTCGGTGGGCGGCTCGTCCTAGCCCTTTGGCCAGGTCGAAGATTTGGAATCCACCTCGAACATGAATCATGTTGGTCAGCTGATAACCCAGATCGGCCCGCACGTCGTAACCGATGAAGAAGGTGTCATCGCGGTAGTGCTCGACCTTGTTCTCGGTGCGGTAAAACGACGTGACTTCTGAGTCAGCACCGAAACCATCGTAGAACGTATTCTCAGCCACAGTGTATCTCGACGCATGCTGAAGGTTGACGCCGCTGAAGGCCCGGAACTCGGCTGAGTAGCGGAAGCGGTTGACAAACTTGAAGTATCGAAATCCGAGTTGCATGGTGTACATCTCGTTGTCAACTTTGGTGATGTCCTGATCCAATCGTTCATACGCATCGTCGTTGACACCGAGGTCGACGAAGTATGGGTTCTCAGTCAGTTCCGTTGTCCCCGGGAGAATCGTCGCACCGTCTTCACGAGTCCGTGAATACCTGCGAGTCACCGCCTGGTCGTCCAAGGTGACGAACCGGACACCGACCATGGGCTCGAGGATTCCACCGTAGTGATACGGTTCCATTCGCCAAGTTTTGTTGATTTCGTAGCTGTCGTATTCGACGAAGTTGGTCGAGCGACCGATCTCGTAGAATCGCGTGTCGTAACCGAAGTTGTTGTTGTCATCGGTGAGCACGTTGGTGCCAAACTGGCCGCCGGGGAATTCGGGATCCCCTTCCAACTGAGTCACATTGAGACGGTTGATACGCTCAGCACGAGTGTATTCAGCCGCACGAATGTCCAGATCCGACCATCCGAACAACCAACCGCTGTCTTCTCGCGGCTTCATGTAACCGAACTCGTAGCGATTTCCCTCGCCATAATCGAGTTGGTACTCGCCACTGTCGCCTCCGACAGTTGTCGCTTCACCCTCAGGGCGTTTGCCCCACAAGTGCAGCTTGTCATAAGTTCCGAACCAGCCCGTGTGAGCCCGTTTTTTCGGTTTTGCATCCACGATGTCAGCATCGTAGATTGGTTCAAACCACTGAAAGTCAGGGTCAAACGCGAAAGGGTCCGCCAATGCATGTTCCTGGGCGGACACCGAAGCGCCACCAGCAAAAACCGCCAGGGCTGCCAATAGTTTTGCAGTCAGCTTCCGTACCGACATCGTTGTTCCACCGTCATGCTAGGAGTTGCCGTCACGTTCAATTGAGAACTGGCTCAACCAACGTCACTGCTGATCACTGTTAAGTCCCGCCGCCGCCCCACTTTCTGAGCAAACCGCATTGGGTTGTGCCGGTAGTATCGGTTCGTCCGATCGAAAAGGCTTAGCCAGATTGCTGGTCAAAACGGTAAAACCTTCAAAAACTGATCCACCGAACCTTTCGTTTCGAACGTCATTGCCTCCTCAATCGGCATATTTCCCCGTTTCCGTCGGCGTTTCCCCTGCCTGTGAAGGCTGGCCGTTTTCGAATTGATCTTGTTGTCGGAACGCATGGGTCGGCACAATCCCGCCATGCTGACGTCCCCTTCCGAATCGCTTTCCACGGCCGACACGCCGAACCCATTCTCAATTGCCTTGCCTCCCGCTGGTGGAGCCAAGCAACGGTTCGTGCACGCCTTGCAATTCCTGGCGATTGCCGCCGCAGTGACTGCGATCTGGTTGCTGGCCACGGTCTACGGCAAGCAGTACCTGCTGAACCAACTCGTTCAAGAACTGCCAACGCTCGACGCCACCGAGAAGAGCGATCGGTTGATCCAAATCGCGGGGTTTGGAATCGAAGCCATCCAGCCGCTGTCCAGCAGCTTGATGGATGACGAGGACGCCGTCTCGGAAGTTGCCTTTGGTTTGCTGAACCAACTGCAAAACGACTGGACCACTCTGTCCCCTGAGCTGGCCGCCCGATCCCACCAAAAGCTGATCGAAGGCATTCACGCAAACCTACAAGCCAAACCACGCGCTGAATGGACCTCGCGTCAAACCGCCCGCTCGCGTTCGCTGCTTCGCCAAACGATGTTGGAATTCGCCGGCACGGAGACGCTCGGCGATACAGAACTGGACGAAGAAGTCCGACAACTGATCGCAACCGTTTCACAAGGATCACGCGAAACGTTGGCACAACTCGATCAACCGACGATGACACTTGCCAAAACGCCGGTCACAACCACCGACGTCAACGAACTGCCCAGTGCCGACACGGAATCCATGTGGACGGACTGGCCGCCATCGCGTCCCGTCGAAATCATTCGCTCAGGAACGCCGAACACTCAGGCCGTCCAAGTCCGGGAAACGGCCACACGACTGCAAACGCAACCGGCCGATGCTTCGCAAGAGGGATCCAGCGCCCAGCTGGAACCTGTCCCAGACGGGGTCACGGTGCCTTTGACACAGGTCCCAGGTTCTCCGAACGGAACGCCTGCACAGCGAGCCTCCGGGACGCCTCGTTTGGCAAGGTCCACCGACGGACGAGTCCTTCGCGTCAACGCGGAACTGACGGGGTCACCGTTCACCGCCATGGACGACGAAACCATCTTGCGACATCTGGGTCACCCCAACGCGTCGCTGGCCGAACAAGCTCACGCGGAACTGATCAGCCGCGGATTCACCAAGGTCCAATTGGAATTTGGGACTGCGATCGCCGTCGCAGAGCCCAAAGATCGGATCACGTTGATCGATTCGATGCTGCAATCCGGAGGCCTCAACGCTTGGCCTTGGTTGTCGATGCTGCTGGACGATTCGGATCGCCACGTTCGATTGCATGTGATCACAATCTTGGCACCGTCGAAGAACCGAACCGTTCAACAGCGTTTGCACGAACGCTTGAAAGTCGAATCTGACCTTCACGTTGCGACCAAGATTCGCAAAGTCCTTGACCTTCGCGGAAACTAATCGACAGCCCGATCAGTCGACTGCCGGTCGGCACGGCATGCCTCACAAGGCGGCCCTGCCGACGATTCAGTGGCTTCGTTGACCTGCGTTCAGTCCGCCAAGGCGGAGCGAATTTCAGCAGGGCGGTTGGTGGTGATGCTCTCAAAACCGAGACCGACCAACTGCTTGGCAACCGCAGGGTCATCGATTGTCCAACCATGCATGGCACACCCCGCCGCTCGAACAGCATCGCAGAAGTCCTGGCTCAGAACCGAACCGAGCAATCCGGCGTTGACTTGCGTTCCAAACCCAGTGGCATCGGTGGCCTTCAGACTCTTCTGAACGTCATCAATCCCCGGGGTCAAACTGCCGTCCGCTTGCTTCTTGTACGAGGTCAACCAATTGCAGTCGTACGGCATCATCTCGCGAGCTTGGCGAACGACTGCCTGATTGAAGCAGATGATCGTGATCTGTTCTGGCTTCAAAGTGCATTCGTCCAACTGCTGCTTCAGCGTCGGCAGGATCTCCGGTCCACATTTAATTTCGATGAAGATTCCTTTCCCCTCTGGAATCGTCGCCAAAACTTCTCGCAGCGTCGGGATTTGCTCGCCGGCGTAGCGTTCATGTTTCCAGGTGCCGAAGTCCAGTTTGCGGAGCTGTTCCAGCGTCGCCTCGGCAACCTTCAACGACGGTGAGCCCGGCGCAGTGCGTTCAGTGGTCTTGTCATGCACGCAAACGATTTCGCCATCGGACGACAGGTAGAAGTCGCCTTCAATCGCGTCCGCGTTTTCTTCCCAGGCGAGATTGAACGCGGACAACGTGTTTTCCGGGGCCGTGTAAGACGAGCCACGGTGGGCCACAATCATTGGCACCGACTTCGAAGGGCTCGCACTTTCGTTGGCGTCCGCGATCTGCGGCGACACCCAACTGAGGCACGCGAACAAAGAAAAAGCCGCCGCGAAACGAGTCGCGACGGCGCAGAGTGTTGTGTCAATCAAAGTCATCTTGAATCAGTCCCACCACCATTGGCCGGGCGCCAATTGTTCTGGCCCCGAGGAATGTTTGACCTGCACGTGCTGGCCTTCAGTGTCGATTGTGACGTGGTCTTTCTTCAATGCAATCCGTGGCTGAACGTTCACGCCGCCTCCCAGTGGAGTCATCAACGTGTTGCCTCGCCAGATCGCATTCACAGCGGTTTCGACCTTTTCAGGTGCGGTGTAAGTCTGCACGCTGACTTTGCTTTCATCGCCCAAAACTGGCATCGCCCAGTTGGCTTGCCCGTAGAAGTCTTGCTCGTGAATGTAAGCGGCTGCGATTGAAAGATCGATCAACTGACGCAGTTCCGCGTAGACGCGAACTCGGTCAGCAATCTGGTTGTACTTTTCAGTGAACTCTTTCGTGAACGCTTGGCTGGCTCGGTTCACGCGGCCGGTACCAACGCGAGCACCGTCACCTTGGACACGTTCGTTGGCGCCAACCAACTGAACACCACGTTCGTTGATTCGCATGGCCAGGTTGTCTTCGCTGACCGAGACCCCGTCGTAATTGGGCTGGAAGTACCAACGTTCCATCGAGTTCGCTGAGACGGTCACGGGATTGGTGCGCGAGACATAACTGCGAACGGGAACCGGCAACTGTTCCAAACCGATGCCGATCAACTTCATGCGGTAATCGGCTTCCACCAACACGCGAGCAAAGTGGCTGGCCGCTGGGATGCCTTCGATGGTGACGGTTTGCAGACCCAAGTTTTCTTTCAGCCCGCGGACGAGCTGCAGGGTGTCACCGCGACCGGCACGTCCCCCCACTCGCATCAGGAACTGCTGCATCCGCTGCAGGCCTTCCGGGGTGGGGTCAATCGAGACCGAAATCACGCGGGCAGGTTTGCCCTGAGGTGGAAACGCTCGCAAAGCAACCACGACGTCTTCCAACAAAACGCTGGGACGTCCCGACTGCATGCCGACGAAACGATCGGTCGCGTCAGCCACATAACCTTCGGCTGGCCCAGCCAGCACGATGTCGTTTGTTTCAGGATAGAAGAACACGTACTCAACCGAGGTCAGTCCGGCCATCGCAAGCATTTCAGCTGGAAGCGGACGATCGGCTTCGACGTATTCGGAAATCGCTGCTTCCAGGCGATTCAGCGAAACCTTTCGTAGTTGGCTGGTTTCCATCGACTCACCCGGAACCGCATTGGCACGCGATTGCAACCATTGCTGACGAGCCAAGCGTGGGTCGATCGTGCGAACCTTCAAAACGCCGGTCGGATCGACGTCGACACCAGCGGGCTGGCTGCCAAAGTTGTTCGTGACGTCGCCGCCCGCGCCACCGCCACCGTCTTGGCCGAAGCTGGAGGGAGCCAACGCAATCGCCAACAACGCTGCGAACGCGAAACTGGCCAAGGTGCGAATTCGAGAGTGGCGATCGATCAGTCGCATCGGTGGATTCTTTTGCAGAGAAGAACGTCGAGAGTGAGAATGAGGGCCGCCGTCGATCGAATCTCGACCGGCAGCCGAACCTCAGTCTAATAACGCGATCGGAAAACCTCAATGAAATTCCGGAGTGCCTTTCCTCTGGACCGAGTCCGCTGATCTGGCAACGCAGTTTTTGCGATTCAAAAGCCGAGCTCTCGAAGTTGTCCGGCCAGGCGACCGCCCCCGGTGTCGATCCACGCTCTCCACCCCCAAACCAAACGAATTCCCGCTGCAATCGGCTCAGAACCGGTGCAATTTGGCTCCGAACCAGCCCGGGAAACCACTGCGACATCGCAATCAATGAGTGGAACCAGCGAGCGTCCTTGGGTGGCGTGCCGGGCGAGCTGCTCCGCTCCGCGACGGCAAAATGATCGATGAGTCAGCCTTTGGGTTTGCCGCGCTCACCGCGGCCAAGGGCCGAAATTGGGCCGATTGCAGCGGTTCTGTCAGCAGCAACGTGAAATGTATGGAGCCAATCGGTGGCAGCAATCCTCCCTTGGGCCTTTTCGCCCCGCCCCAGTCATTTACACTGCTGGCCCCCGCGTGAGCCGCTGCGGCACGCTTGGATCGCCGCAAACCGGGCCATCACGCCCCCATCTAACACACGAACAAAAGTACAGCTATGAGTGGTGATTGTGATTTCGGCCTGATTGGTCTGGCCGTCATGGGCGAGAATCTGGCCTTGAACGTTGAGAGCCGCGGCTACAAAGTTGCTGTCTACAACCGCACCACATCCAAAGTTGACGCTTTGATGGAAGGTCGTGCGAAGGGCAAAAACTTCGTCGGCTGTCACTCGATTGAAGAATTCGTCAAATCAGTCAAACGACCTCGCAAGCTGATGATGCTGGTCAAAGCCGGCCCAGCCGTGGACGCTTTGATCGAGCAGCTTTTGCCGCACTGCGAACCCGGCGACATCATCATTGATGGTGGCAATGAGTACTACGTCAACACGGAACGACGCACCAAACAGGTCGAAGAAGCTGGCATGTTGTACGTCGGTTGCGGCGTCAGCGGTGGCGAAGAAGGTGCCCTCAAAGGTCCTTCGCTGATGCCCGGCGGAAGTGCTGCGGCATGGCCTCACATCAAAGAAATGTTCCAAGCGATCGCAGCCAAGGTCGGCCCCAACAACGACATCCCTTGCTGCGAATGGCTGGGTGCCGGCGGTGCGGGCAACTACGTCAAAATGGTTCACAATGGCATTGAATACGGCGACATGCAGTTGATCTGCGAAGCCTATCAATTGCTGAAAGAGCTCGGCGGCTTGTCCAACGACGAACTGTACGACGTGTTCGATGACTGGAACCGTGGTGAACTGCAAAGCTACTTGATCGAGATCACCCGCGACATCTTCAGCGTCAAAGACGACCAAGGCGGCGACGGATTCCTCGTCGACCAAATCATGGACGTGGCCGGTGCAAAGGGCACAGGCAAATGGATGAGCCAACTGGCTCTCGACCTGGGCGTCCCCAGCACGCTGGTCACGACCGCCGTGTTCGCTCGCGGATTGTCAGCCCAAAAGGAAGCCCGCACACGCGCCAGCAAGACCCTCAACGGTCCCGCTGAAACAGCCAACCCTGAAATGCGTGCGATCGCTGAATCACTGGTCGGTGACCGTGCTGAATTCGTCGAAGCGGTTCGCCAAGCACTTTATGCTTCCAAGATCGTTTCCTACGCCCAAGGCTTTGTTCAATTGCAAGCCGCGTCGGCTGAGCACAATTGGGGACTCGATTACGGTGCCGCTGCACTGCTGTGGCGAGGTGGTTGCATCATCCGTGCTCAATTCCTGGACCGGATCAAAGAAGCCTTCGACGCCGATCCCAACTTGGAAAACCTGCTGTTGGCCAAGTACTTCGAAGACGCCGTCGAAAACGCGCAAGCGAAGTGGCGGAAGGTCGTTGCCGTCGCATCGGTCATGGGCATCCCCGTCCCCGCGTTCAGCACCGCGCTTTGCTACTACGACGGTTACCGCCTGGAACGCTTGCCGGCCAACCTGTTGCAAGCCCAACGCGATTACTTCGGTGCTCACACCTACCAACGCTTGGACAAAGAAGGTGCCTTCCACAGCGAGTGGATCCAGCTTCGCAAAGAGCCCAAGGCTTAGTTTGCAAAGGGCAAACGATTGTTGCCCCAGTGATTGATCCAAGGCAGAAAAGGTCGGCACCACGCCGGCCTTTTTTCGTGTGTGCAAAGAAGTGGGCAGCGACCTAGAAGTCGGCGGCGACCAAGCGAAGCCCCGTTCCGACCAATTGGTGCTCCTGTGCCGAATCGACAACCGGGGCACACGCCCAAACGGCACTTACTTCACCCTCCCTCAGGGAGGGTCGGCCCGCTTCGGGCCGGGGAGGGCGAACTTAAAACCCGGTGTGTAGCCCTCCCCTCGCTTCGCTCGACCCTCCCAGGGGGAGGGTGAATTTGTAAAGTAAGTGCCATTCGGCACACGCCCAACCGGCTGACTTGACGATGCCAGCCACTCCTGCCTGCGGCAGGGCGATCCACGCTACTCCGCTGGCAAGCGGACGCGGACCACCGTCTCGCCCCACTCGACTTTCAAGTTGGCCTGGGTGGCAATGGACTGCGCCAATTGTTCCAGCGTTTGCTTGGTCGCATCAAGACTCACCAACGTTTGACTGCGGAGGGTGGCTTCATCCTCGATGACCAATTTTTTGGCAGCCGCACCCGCGAATTGCTGCAGCACCTCGCGGGCTGGTTTGTTCAACAACTTCAAGTCATAGGTGGCGTCGCGACCGGCCACGGCCACCTGAGCGGGGGCAGGTGCCGCCGCCCACTGCGTCGCCAAGGCAGCACGGTGCCCGGTTGGGTGCGTGTGAATGCGCAACATCTTTTTGCGAGTCTTCGGATCACGCCCGGATCGAAACGAGGCCGTGGCATCGACCGCCCGAACCGCTCGCCGCAACTCCGCGTCACCACTCTCATCGGTGTCGCTGTTCTCAATCGGGTAAACCATCAAGAAGCGAGCCTCTCGCCACTTCGTGTCGTCCGCGCCGATCACTTGCACCGCCACTGGCAGCGACTCGTCTCGGGATCGCAATCGCTGCAGCGGTGTTCCCTGGCGGGCAGCCATGCCAAACTCCCCCAACGCCAATGACGCCAGGTGCCATGGATCGACCTGCTGAAACTTGGCCGCCGGCCAGACGTCATGCGGAAACCATTCGAGCCCTCGGTCCTCTTTTTGCCCTCCGGTTTCCGCGCCGCCGGTGGCCGGCCGGCCCGCCGCCGCGTGAAGGATTGAATCAAGAGCGGTTGCGGACGCAGTCCCGCGAGGCCACTCCAAATCGATGGCTTGCGGCTTGGCCGAACTCACCAGATTGCCAAGCGTCCGATCAATCCATTCGGGCCGCCCGACCAGCAAAACCCCCGGGATCGGAAAAGCTTCCCATCCCAGTGGACGCGTCAGTTGGGTCATCGCCTGAGCAGCCGAGCCTCCTGCCAAATTCAGGGACACAATTTTTCCAGGATCGACCTCACCATCACGCCACCAGGTCCAGGGACGTCCGGGGCTGCCCGAACTCACTTGAGCGACGATCTGATCGATGGCTTCGTCCGCTGATTGGCCGTCGAGCGCCACCGTGATCACGGTTCGCGTGAAGGCGGCGGCCTGCAACGGTGTGTCCGATGGCGGCTGGCTGAACGCCGATAAAGGCGACACGACGGAAAACACCACGCCCAAAAACCAAAGTGCAG includes these proteins:
- a CDS encoding Gfo/Idh/MocA family protein, which codes for MRDVKNRRSFLKSTAIAGTAITLSATQYSRVYGANERLQIASVGTGGKGWSDLLGVAASPQVDVIGLCDIDSSPKHLGQAAERFSSARRYADWRKLLDESNDLQGVLVSTPDFMHAPISLPAMQLGKHVFCQKPLTHTVTEARQMKKAAQKFKVVTQMCNQIQSHSAYRTAVHLVHEGMIGKVREVHSWQGGRPSWPRQIPRPAGSDPVPADVRWDLWQGVAVERPYKIGMYHPFNWRGWQAYGTGQLGDFGCHILDPVFKALEIHAPTKLTVEAPELMPETWTDRATVRYQFPGTKYTAETTLPVTWYDGVGVSPPRERLAHIPEDGKLPGAGSVLVGEKGSLVIPHVAMPQLYLADQSLVEDLPVIPAVDHYTQWADACRGTDETTSHFDYAGPLTESVLLGTIGIRFPGQELQWDTEAMKITNHAEAQQWVTKPYRKGWEPTWV
- a CDS encoding glycerophosphodiester phosphodiesterase, yielding MTLIDTTLCAVATRFAAAFSLFACLSWVSPQIADANESASPSKSVPMIVAHRGSSYTAPENTLSAFNLAWEENADAIEGDFYLSSDGEIVCVHDKTTERTAPGSPSLKVAEATLEQLRKLDFGTWKHERYAGEQIPTLREVLATIPEGKGIFIEIKCGPEILPTLKQQLDECTLKPEQITIICFNQAVVRQAREMMPYDCNWLTSYKKQADGSLTPGIDDVQKSLKATDATGFGTQVNAGLLGSVLSQDFCDAVRAAGCAMHGWTIDDPAVAKQLVGLGFESITTNRPAEIRSALAD
- a CDS encoding DUF1598 domain-containing protein; translation: MRLIDRHSRIRTLASFAFAALLAIALAPSSFGQDGGGGAGGDVTNNFGSQPAGVDVDPTGVLKVRTIDPRLARQQWLQSRANAVPGESMETSQLRKVSLNRLEAAISEYVEADRPLPAEMLAMAGLTSVEYVFFYPETNDIVLAGPAEGYVADATDRFVGMQSGRPSVLLEDVVVALRAFPPQGKPARVISVSIDPTPEGLQRMQQFLMRVGGRAGRGDTLQLVRGLKENLGLQTVTIEGIPAASHFARVLVEADYRMKLIGIGLEQLPVPVRSYVSRTNPVTVSANSMERWYFQPNYDGVSVSEDNLAMRINERGVQLVGANERVQGDGARVGTGRVNRASQAFTKEFTEKYNQIADRVRVYAELRQLIDLSIAAAYIHEQDFYGQANWAMPVLGDESKVSVQTYTAPEKVETAVNAIWRGNTLMTPLGGGVNVQPRIALKKDHVTIDTEGQHVQVKHSSGPEQLAPGQWWWD
- the gnd gene encoding decarboxylating NADP(+)-dependent phosphogluconate dehydrogenase; protein product: MSGDCDFGLIGLAVMGENLALNVESRGYKVAVYNRTTSKVDALMEGRAKGKNFVGCHSIEEFVKSVKRPRKLMMLVKAGPAVDALIEQLLPHCEPGDIIIDGGNEYYVNTERRTKQVEEAGMLYVGCGVSGGEEGALKGPSLMPGGSAAAWPHIKEMFQAIAAKVGPNNDIPCCEWLGAGGAGNYVKMVHNGIEYGDMQLICEAYQLLKELGGLSNDELYDVFDDWNRGELQSYLIEITRDIFSVKDDQGGDGFLVDQIMDVAGAKGTGKWMSQLALDLGVPSTLVTTAVFARGLSAQKEARTRASKTLNGPAETANPEMRAIAESLVGDRAEFVEAVRQALYASKIVSYAQGFVQLQAASAEHNWGLDYGAAALLWRGGCIIRAQFLDRIKEAFDADPNLENLLLAKYFEDAVENAQAKWRKVVAVASVMGIPVPAFSTALCYYDGYRLERLPANLLQAQRDYFGAHTYQRLDKEGAFHSEWIQLRKEPKA